A window of Amia ocellicauda isolate fAmiCal2 chromosome 20, fAmiCal2.hap1, whole genome shotgun sequence genomic DNA:
gttttttgttgttgcgtATTTCTCTGTGTTGCCATAACTGTTTAAGTTAAGACTGACCTGCAAcatgaataaatcaataaataaataataatgggcATAAACAGCTTTGACAACACAGAGAAGCATGCAACACAATACAGATCATTCAGTGGCACTTTATGAGAGCGTACAGTTTCACAGGAGGTGATGAGCATTAATAATTAGAACTACAAAATGAAGACTTGCTGAATGTTAATAACAGTCCAGATTGGAGCTAATCCCACCACCCGTGTGTGTGCTCGTATTTGAGTTAAATGTGTTGATTCTTGTATCAGACAGGTAATTCAGCTGTAACATCAGGTTTAAGGACACATCAACTGTAACACATCCATTGTAAACTGTTTTATAGTCTACAGCTATATACACATAATATTTCAAcattagttttaaaataatttctccACTTTAATTGTATGCTGAATAAACCTTCAAAATTGTAACACTTATAAATGTGTTACAGTCCTTAACCGTTTATTTACATTAAcattcaagtaaaaaaaaaaatggttttcaACATTAATTATCATCGTTTACGGATAGTGTAATATGTTTTTACAGTTGTGAACACTGATTATACGGTAGTTTGTCATTAAAGAATGAGAAACGTATTTCAACCTTCATTATTACAGTTAAttcacattgaaaactacggacaTGTGTCCAGTGTAGCCTGTCTGTTCAGATAGTGTCTGAGCGGCAGGATGCTCAGGCGCAATTGAGCGCACAGTTTGCACACTTGTGTCCACGTTGTCACAGCGCTGCCAGGCCGCTGCTTTGTCACCGACCATCCTGCGACCTTGCACAGCGTCCTATACAGCCCACAGCACGAAAAGCATCTCAAACACAAGATCTGGACACACAGAAAAGTGTTCCCTCCAACATGTTTCCCTCATGTGGAAGGAGATGGGGGTTTAAATGACATGCTCTTTAGCATGTAGCAACAGCAAATGCACAGCCACACAATGTGCTCGCAGTCTGAGCCTTCAGCCCATGACTCAGTTCAGATTGAGAAAATCCCATTGCGCATGCGTTTGGACCTCTATCTGCTTCTGTTTCAAATGCTGAACAAAGAGACACAGATTTAGTTTGCAAGTCTCCCAACTGCTATATGTTTGCATtacatatataattgtatatcggaatgcaaaacacacagccGGTGTCGTCTCATTGCTTTCATGGAAACACGCTGCGGTTCACTTCATATGGTTTCATGCCTAATTCGGATTAGTCCCTACGCGTCGCGCTCAGTTTCACAGCGCATTGACAGCTGATGAGCGCAGCGCTGTCACTGCAGTCAGACACTGTGTTCACACTGCAGACTCGACCAATACAGTCACTGAAGACAAGTGTGCGCTGCTTCACTAGCACTCACTCGCCTCTGCGTTTTTCTGTGCACATGTGAGCGACATTCACCAGTGCATGTGCGCACATATGGCTGATAGACGTGACAGAGAGTGAAATGAATACAGTCCAGTCGTCTGAGCTATACTGTCGGTGCCGGTATTTTATTTTGCGTGGCTTGAGATGCGTCACTCATGACGCGTTTCTCCGCCCAGGGCCGCTGCGCTCATATTGACAGACAGGCCGCATTGAACACTTTAAAACACGGGTGCAAGTTTACACCGGCCCAGCAGCGTCACATATTAGTTGAGGCGGCCCTGGGCCAGATGCGTCCTTTCCCCGAGACAGCGGAGGAGATCCGCGAGCGAACTGTGCCCCACACGTCACCATGGCGACGTGAACGCTATGACGTCACACTGGGTCCCGATACATAAATAGCGCTGCTTGAGCCGAAGCATTCAGATCCTGAGCTCACCTGACAGAGTTGACGACCCACGACACGCCTTAGCGACCCGCCTGTTCTTGGACCATCTAccagagaaaatgttttttcaggGGAGAATCCTGCCGCTAGTTTTTCCAGCAGCGCTGGTGCTTATGGGCTGGTATTGGTATAAGTCGCGCAAGAACAAGCCCGACCCCAGTACCGACACGGAGGAATGTGCTGGAGAGCagctgcaaaaaacacacagcCCAGCGGCGGAGGAGGAGTTTGAATATCTGGAAGAAAATGAACATCAGGAGGTCGAGTTTGAACATCTGCAGAAGGAGCAGAATGAACACCTGGAGATGCAGGAGTTTGAGCagctggagaaggagattgaagaCCTGGAGGAGTTTGAAGATCTGGAGAAGCGTCTCGAAGATGGTCTAGACCTCGATCTCCCACAGCCAGATGTGACGGGGCAATTTCATTGTTGTCTGGCGGAATTCAAATGTGTCGCTGTTCTAGGGCGCGGCGCATTTGGAAAGGTGCTGCTTGCCGAGTCGAGAAGAACGACCCAAAGATTTGCCCTCAAGGCCATTCAAAAAAGAGGGGCTGTTGACAGTCAAGATGTTGCAAGCCTCATGTGTGAGAGGAGCGTCTTGCAGACTGTGAGCAGCGTGCACCACCCTTTCTTGGTGAACTTCTACGGCTCCTTCCAGACTGAGGAGCACTTGGTCTTCATCATGGAGTACGTCGCAGGGGGAGACCTCACGCTGGACGGAGAAGCGATCTCAGAGCCCCGGGCTGTATTCAGTGCTGCTTGTGTGGTGTTGGGGGTGGATTTCCTTCACAGGCACAATATCGCACACAGGGATCTGAAGCTGCCCAACCTGCTGATGGACAGACGAGGCTTCGTGAAGATTGCAGACTTTGGTCTGTGCAAGGAAAATATGGGTGCAAGTGACCGGACAAGTTCATTATGCGGGACTCCTGACTTCCTTGCTCCAGAAGTCCTGTCGGAGGAGTCCTACACCCGTGCAGTTGATTGGTGGGCACTGGGGGTCCTGCTCTTTGAGATGATGGTGGGCGATTGTCCTTTTACCGGAGTCAATGAGCGGGATCTGTACGAGAGTATCATGAATGATCCAGTGCCATTCCCCCAGCACCTGTCAAACGAAGCAGTCTCCGTTATGACAAGGCTGATGAGCAAGAATCCTGCTTGGCGGCTCGGGGCCGGAGAGCGAGGCGCCCAAGAAGTGATGCAGCACGCCTTCTTCAGGAGCGTGGACTGGCCTGGGCTGGAGGCACAGAGGGTAACGCCTCCATTTGTGCCCACCGTCAGAGAGCACAAGGATGTGGGTGATGATTTAACATCTGAAGCCCCAGTCCTCAGTCTTTGCTCCAGGGTCCTCAGCCCGGAGGAGCAGGACTTGTTCCAGGAGTTTGACTCCGTCGCAGACTGGTATTAAATGCCACTGGAGAGATGCCAACACTGGAACAAAGAATGACGACGCCACCCCAGACAGCCCCATCCCGACTCCAGGACACCGCCTTCTCAGAGGGACCTCGTCTCCGCCAGCACTGGAAGAAATTTTTGGTTGTGGAGGAGTGCACCAATAAGAAAACACATGTGGACCATCAAACAATTAGAGAAAGAAATCAAACAAGATAATTGACTGTAAAAAATTGGAAGTTGAATACAGTTAAGGCAACCAGCTACACAGTATAGTCAACTTTTGGGCACAATGTTGAACAAACTAGAATTAATGATTGCTTTCATCAAGATTTCTTGCCCAGCAAATGCAATGAGTAATTTCATTTCTAAGTTGAATTAACATGAGATTAAACATTGCATGGACTTAAAGGTTCATATTACGAGGACTTGAATTCCTGGGTTGTCTTAACAATTTTGTTATCTTCTCACTTCATTGCATTATGGACAGAAGACTTTCTTGCTCACTTCcaataaaatgttgatttaaacaacaaacattTCATGCACTTGAGTGTCATACAAACATTGGTGGCTTAACAGACACAAAATCCTATTCAAAAGAGAATACTGTAGCCTGTGCTTTAACCCTTACATGCATGAATTACAAGACATCCGTCTTCCCCCTTCCTTGAAATGACTGCTCTAACAGTGGACAGGTCAAAACAGCTTTTCCAATGCATTCCTCTCAATCATGTTATGTTAGATGAGTGATTACTTCAAGAAGGGGAAGAAAGGATGTGAAAGGGTGTTTTCTAAGATAATTAAAAACAGGACTTGAAAAGTGAACACTTGTAAACATTTGGTTTGGGCATCAAAGTGGCTCTAAATAACATTTCTGAAAGTAAAATacctattttctaaaaatagaaaaatgtactGAAAGGATATAGGATACAGGCTGAACATCCTATTCCATATATGCACGACAACACCTGTATTGTAGGAAGTCCACTAcagtgctttctttctttcataccCAGAATAAAATGTCATGTTTGTCACACCatactttaaattaaacacGCTGTTTGCACATCCAAGAGGTTCTGTATATCCTATTTACAACCCAAAATAAGCTGAAATGTTCTCTGGtacacataaaacaaaccaaaaacttgGTCAAACCCAACATCATGTTTGTCAGACcttatttaaactgaaatatttggttTGCACATCCAAGTGATTCTGTACagcctacatatttattttttgcttgcaACAAAAGCTGTACTGCATTATATCCACTACAGTGCTCAGAGTTCTTCATATGAAGAGAACTCGATTAACTAAAAATGTTGTCGATCTCATGCATGATGTTGATCACACCTCACTTGATTATATAATTGATGAGATATCAAGACTTCTGTGGGTGGAGGTTATCCTCACAGCAAGAGCTTGGTTGTGAGAGACTGCAGCCTAGCAGAGCACTGAGAGCCAAGGTCCTTCAAGACCAAAAATCACCTCAAAAGCAGATTTCAGTTATTTTTGGGAAATCAATGTTCAGAGTGTAGAGAAGGCCAAACAGCAGAGcaaatggagcaggaaaatcaCGGACATCTTAAAACACAACAGCTTCTTTTAACACAACGGCGACACTTGTGACTGTTGGAAATGACTTGGAGGTCTACATCATCCTCGATGGCTGTGAGGATGCCAATGTTGATGCCGTTGGTGCAGCTCTCCTTGGGCTCAGTGTCCTGGATACAACAGAGAAAAACAGAGAGTTGAATTTGTGGTGAATATCAAAATCAATCATGTACTACAATCAATTCATGTACTGAAATGGTATTGATTGGAGATATACGTATTCATTAATAGCAtggcgtaaaaaaaaaaaaaaaaaagttatcgtTCCCACTTGggtccacacacacaattatcgaTGTGGAGATCTACAAAAGTGGAGGACAATACACGTTTGCATTCAAATAGCTCACTGACAGCAGTTTTAAACAATATTGTGTAGAATATACTACTAAAGTGCCCTGGAAAAAAGACAGCAATAACCTTTTCACACAGCTAATCCAAACCAAAGTGTGCTAGCCTGGCCACAAATTGTCTCTGGTTTGATGGAAATATGCTGGGAAGGATGATTTAATCTGAGCCAGCCTGGTACAGGTTAGCTGGTACACCCATCTGTGTgccttttgtatttgtattaactgTGCCTACACATAATACCCTTTCCTCATTCAGTGCCCAGCATCCCATGCTCTTAAATGCCATCCAATATGTCCAACAACCTCTCTCTCATTAAAAGTGTTTTAAACTTGCATAGCCCACAATACAAATGTTGAGTTTTCTTGACTTACTGCCCTTGCATGTAATCGTGTAAGGTGAGATTTTAAAGTACCTGAAGTCCTGAAGGAGCAGATGCAATCTGGGTAGAGGCAGGggtcatttattttctgttgtccCTGGTATTCTGTAGCACCTCTTGATTAGGCTTTTAAAATGTGCACAGGTTGCACTGCATTTTGGGATGGCGCTTGGAGGTCCTGCAAAAAATGaagttacatttaaatatgtcaTTTCTTCATAACAAGTCACAAAGAGAAAAGTAAGCAATTGTGCAAATCACAATACATATATTGACATGCAAAAGACAATTTCTATCACACAGCTTTAATACTCAAGTTTTGAGTATTCAGTTACTTTAACAAAAACTTTGAAGCCTTATCACTTAGGAGCCTtcaataaataaggaataaaaGGATATgctcatatattgtttttgttgaccCGTCATAAAGCTTAGTATTTGTTTATGAATAAACAATGGgtatatttcaaatatgtgATATCAAAATTTCAAACAACATCTTCAGTTACATAGATTTACAATAGGTGGCCAAGTTGAATCCATCAATGACAAATTCACTAatactttaaatacaaaatatctgTAATAACAGTCAACAGGTTATCAAGCCCTATACTTTTAACATGTAGTCTGGGGCAAATGTTGTAACTTTGTAAAAATCATATGCACCATCGCATGTGGACATAGGCTGCAGATATACTCAGACATGTGTAGCGATCGTTGCAACAGCTGCCTCGAAATGCAAACAACTGTGCAACGCTGCTCCCTTCACTTACCTGTCTAACCAGCAAGCTACTTAGCATTAACAGTAAACTGCACAATTAAAACTGTATAAGTTTAGGGATAGAGTAGAGAAACTTGCCAAGACAAGATCGCTAACTACTTAACTTAACAGTAGATCAGTTTCTCAATTATTCTATTAGCTGCACTGTTACAAGCCAAAGCATCTACTTAAACAACACACTTTTCATGGCCGTTTCATTTGAACGTCTACATTTGAACCATTACTAGGGAATATAACTTGCATTCAAAAGTTCTGATGCAAAACACGTTTTAAACATGTTCTGCAGATGCACATGCGATACTACATTACAAGGacataacatttaatttttcatcTAACGTGATTACATGATAATGTTATTGAACTCCTGACGCATTTGTCATCAAGAGGCTGTGGGGGATATAAGAGTTCCATTACATTCATGCCTACGAGTCCAGGGACTGGGAAGCAAACATCTTTTACTACAAGAACCCCCACTTTCATCGGTCTTACCCCAGCCACTTCAAGCTCCATTTCCACGTAGCCCAGGTGGGGGATGTCAAGTCCATTTGCTGCCCACAATGTCAGCCAAGCAAAAGAATCCTTCAGCTGGCGTCCTTGTTGTCCAAAATGTTGCTCAAACTCACTCCTACAAATCATCGTGACCTGGGAACCTGTATCAAGGAGATGGGACACACCCACCCCATCCATAGAAAGCTCAATCATGGGTCACTGTCTTACTAAATTAGCTGGAAAAGAGACTTTAGAGGGATCTAATGCAAGACTTCCCAACGTCTGATCCACAACAGCAGGACGCACTAGTTAAAAGCTGGCTGGGATGATTGTTGTCGGCAATAGCGAGCAATATGACCCAACTTCTTAAATACATGACaaattgtaagtcgccctggataaggtgtccaccaagaaataataataataataataataatgataataatgacaaATGGGGCATCCAGTAGCATCATAACCTGCTTGTctaggggttggagaggtgtaAGCAGGAGGTAAAGAGGAACTCCCAGAGCACCTGCCAACTCCTAATTGTTGAATTTCAGCTCTAATCCCCTGTAGTAAAATTTGGGACAGACCACCGACCTTGTCCTCCAATTCCTTCGCTAACTCAGTCCTCAGCTCTCGCGAAACAGTTTGCAGATCCTCGTCCCACGGTCTGCTTCTAGTTGCCACATCAGTAGAGGCACAGCTAAATTCAGATCCCTCCTCCAGTTCAGGCCTCATCACAGCCTCCTTCTTTACTTCAGTAAAATTACGGTCATCGTTGAGGGTAACATGAGCCAACAGCTCTCCCTGCAAGCTCACCTCTCGCAGTCCTGCTAAAAACTGGTCCCGCAGGAGCCGATCCTCATTGCGCATAGTCTTTGCATCTCGGCCATCATCTGCTCGCAACACTCTTGCAGACGCAGGGCGAACCTTCAGACACTCTCTTCAGCCTTCTGTCTGCAGTTGAAAAACAGAGAGCGAACAACAGAGGCAGGGGAACGATTTCCATTAAGCTCTTTTAAAAGTACAGAAACTTCTTTGGCACTACTGCTCTGGGAGAATAACAATCTCCCTCTTAGCCTCCCCTTCTAGAAAGCCCAACCCCCAATCAAGCTGTGCACTTGATACATTcgaaacatacattttaacttCTCTTCCTACTCTTGTACTGTTATTTCATCATTACCAGTACACTTTACCCACAAGGGTCCCATCCAGGGAGGAAGCATTAATGTGGAATTCATTTGTCCTTCAGAACCTCCCACTGGCTAaatttgaaagaaaatgcaACACCAAACCCAATCCTAGCTGACTACGCCAAGTTGTAACCCCTCAACCCGAAGGTCAGGGCTATAGAAATTCAGTTATCTATGTGTgttccacaaacacacacaatctcttgATCAGGTTGGTGTTCACAATTTCCTCACAATAACACCCAAGACAGACAATTAAAGAAACCTTCTGTaattgttaaaaatcacaatcaTACAAAAGGTGGAGGgcataacacaaaataaactcaTATACCACTCCAATATCACACATAAACCAAACGCAACAGAACGACTAACTTAGAATAACCAAGTAAAACCCTATGAACAAGAAATGGTCGTTAATAAATAcacctaaataataataataataataataataataatatgaatatggaTAAATAGAAAGCTGAAATACCAGCCCCCACCACTAAACAGGATGAAACTCCCGATTTATAGAGCCCTGGATACAATTACACCTAACATCTAATACAATTCAGAAGTACAATACATacgtttaaaaatacaaacccCACTGCAGCTCATCTCACGTCCCCTGCTCGAATGAAACCCACACATCCGTGCACTGCGCATGCTCTTTAATGGCACACATGGAAGCAGTCAGATTTCTCATATCGATTTGATCATCACAAACCATTCTGCAAGATGCTGTAAAACCAAGTGCACATTCATCAGCCCATATTCATGACGGGTTACGTCTTCTTCTTGTATAAATCCTCGAACAATTAAACATCACTTTGAATAAACCAATTAAAAGATGGTGTTGTTCTCTCTGGGGGATATACTAACAATATGAAGGTtcaaggagacagagagagggaaattGTCTGCTCAATTCAACCTTCCCCCTACTggtgcagctccacactgctACTCcattttataacccccaacacacaacaatacctatgaagttacatatttttttaatttaagaaaactggacttaatctGGGTGAGTTTAATGGAGGGGGAAATttgtggagcagctccatgacctccgctccggctccagcaatgccagctccagctccgctccggctccggagcacaactaacaaaaacaagTCATTTGGGTTTGGACATTTTCCACATACAACATAGTGAAAGTGCGTCTGATTGCCAGGGCATCTCTGAATTGTACACTGCAGTGCATTCGTTGGCCACAGGAGGGCTGTCAATGAGTGGAGATAGATGTTCATCGAGGTTTACTCCCATTACTGACAAGTTCCACAGAACGACACAGTAAGAATTAAGTAGTTCACAATTGTGATTGCAGAGATCTAAAGAGGCCCAATTACAATCATTAATTTaaaccatttccattttaacATTACATGGCTGCTAAAGCACAGGGAATAGCTTGCATCGGCAGCTGCATCTGCAGGACGATTCTGGATTTGACTGGGAGCCAGTGAAGCCGTTTGAAGGTGGGGAGGATGTGTTCCCAGGCCCTGGACGGGGTGAGGACACGTGCTGCAGAGCTCTCTAAATGCCTACGTTTGTTCAGTGTTTGAGCAGAGCCACCAAAAAGAagagcattacagtaatccaacaTGGAGGAGACAAACGCACGGATGAGAGATTCAGCAGCAGCATGCTAGCAAAGCACAGAGTCTAAAGATATTCTTGAGGTGGAAAAAAGCAGTTTGGCCAGTATGGCGAACATCAGAATCAAATGAGAGTGTAGAGTCTAATTTAACACCAAGGATCCCGACTTCAGCTGAAAGTGACTCAATGAAACCAGGGAACCAGCAGAGATTGGTTCTGGGCTTTCTCCAGGGTGGAGGGGGTGCTGATCACACAAATAAAAGACCTGCATCTTAATTAAAAAGTAGTTCCTAAAGAGGACTTCCTGGATTCATCCCCACTGCCACTGTGCAACACCTACCTGTGAACTGGGAGCAGCAGACGGCCCCTGGGGCAGGCCTGAAGTCCTCTGAAGCGGCCGTCTGCATACACTGCTCTCTCAGACTGACCTGCAGCTCCTCAATGGCACCTGTTCACATTAGAAAAGCCGGAaataactcacacacacacaagaaaacaggTTCATGCACCAAGACACGAGAATAATTGAAACTTCATGTACAGAACAGCACAAAATGGGGCATCTAGCATTAGAGGGAGGGGGATATGGTGTAGTGGCGAGTACAACATGGGATTTAGGTATGAACTAAATTGAGAAAGTACATCTACACCGAAGCAGATCCCTGTGGAAAGCAGTTCAACTCCTACTGAGAACAGGAGAGCGCCACAGAAATACTTCTAAAATTACGCTCAGAGGGGGCACAGAGGAATGGAGACACAGTGACTCATATTGTCCAGTTTCTGAAAGATGAACTCCTCTGGACTCTCCACATGGGTAACGACAGCAGGAAAGGTGTCGCCCACACTCAGGGTGAGAGGTTCAGGGAGAGGCATTTCTCCAGTCCCATTCTTACCCCCCTGCTTTCTTGAAGTTTTCCAACACTGCATTCAGAATACAATCTGAAAAAACAGCAGAGGTTACAGTCttgaaacaaaacacttttttattaTGAGAAAGAAAACACTCTTACTTGTATCTTGCTCACTCGGACTGTTCTTTCAATCATTTGGCTCTACAGCATATCCTTGATCCAAGAGAAATTCCTCCAACTGCCTTCCTGCAATTTCACACACTTCCATTACATTCAAAAAAGCTCACACCCATCTGTCTGAAATAATCAACTAAacttggtttgtgtttttgtttgtaaggTGCAGTATATTCTATATATGTGACTATTGTACACTTAGTTCATGGTCATATAATAAATGGCctggaaaacagaaaaaatatcaATAGCTGTCAGGGTAATATCGACGGCAAAAACGGTGTTGTCTTCCAACAGCTCCAGCACAGTCACCAAGGAGCTCTTCATGGGGAGAAGCCGTCTCACCGCAATGCAGCACTCCTCGCTACACACGTTAAAGGGGGCCGCCACAGAAATATCTATAACCCTCAATATACACTGACCTGCACAAgcagtgctgttgtttttagtcttttaactcttTAACCAGAGCGATTTGTGGTTTTCTGACGACTTCTGGTCGCAGAACATGTGATCAGGCTAATCATGGATCTAAAGTACACTCGGTTGAGTTGTTGTAATGATCTGCTTGTGAtagaaatgtgaatgaacggcagttttcttgttttgttccaTTGGAGATTTGAAGAACAGAGAGGAAACGCCGGCATCAATGTGTCATTACACAATGGCTCCACTATTTTCTTTTCACGCCCAGCTCTCCCTTGTACTGTAAGGGTACGACTGAGAAAAAGCCTTGAACGTTGAAATAATCAAGCTAACTGCTGCAAAGGTGATTTTTGTTGGCATTAGGAATTGGGTTTCCAGTCATTTATGTAAAGTTTTACTGAACTGTTTAAGAATGGATGTGAAGCGatttaaaatattacttttaaCAGATGGAACCCATGGAAGGATAAAACAGCATTTTAACTAGCACATATGAGGGATGTACCATCACTGATGCGAAGAGTATTGTTGTTACGGAGGACTAGGCACAGAACGGAGACGCAGAGCACAGTCGTAACGGGCGAGGGTCAAGAGCAGGCAAACAGGATCCAAGGGAACAAGCAGAAGAGTCGTCAAGAGGGCAGGCAGGAGGTCAGGCATGGGTACAAACAAAACAGTAGACGGGATCCAAGATGCGGTAGTCAGGGCAGGAAAGCAAAGGTCAAAAACAAGACACAAGTAAATACTGAGAAGAACACTTAGAAATATCAACACAAAGAAGAGCAAGACTTAGCTTTGAACATAGGGAAGAAAGGGGTTTAAATagagagcagagggaagcagggaaCAGGGATGTGAGGTGCCGAGCCAATGAGGGTGGAGACTGAACACTGCATGTTCACATGGTGGTGGGGAATGTTCCTGGGATTAGTGGAGCTAAAGAATGGGAAGGACGGGCTACAATTCAGGGGATGACGACCTCTAGTGGCGAACAGTGGGATGGTGGAGTGAGGGTGACATTGTATTATATCCACTTAATGCTGTATGGAACATTAGCAAAACGCATTACACCAGGCTTAAATTAGTTCTTGAATGTTGTATGCGTTAACACGTGTTAATTGCTTTGCTTAATTACATATGTACTAGTCATTTTCGTATTTGTAAGGGGATACATAAAACCGGGACAGGCATATGTTTCAAGCGTGAAATTATATTCTTAAAAGGAGAAAAGCCAATGAGGTGATGAAATAGCAACTTAAAATCCATGAGCTGCTTTGCATATCATTGTGATGCTTTTAATTGCAAATGATCCTTAAGGCCAATAAACTATTGTGTAGCAATGAAATTACACCCACACCCTGTAGATTGTATGAATAAAGGTTCCTTGATCAGCAGGTGATTGCTGTCTATAGCCTGTGATTAATTACTGTCAGCACTCCAACTTTGAGGACATACATTATTGGGATTTGTCTTTCCTCCTTATTGCTGAGCAGAGGATCATTTTTACTCTTTTAGCATCTCCTTTAAAAGTTGTACAACCTCTGTAATGTTAGATTGTATTACTCTGGCCCATGTTATTTGTATAGAAATATCTTTGATTTTCTGTATGCACTCTGCTACATGGTATCAACTCCAGATACAAGTCTGTTATCTTTTTCCCACAGAGATGTTTCATCTGTCCAAACTATGAGCACATACACCTTGATGAACATAGACTTTGAGTAAATGGATATCAATTGCTATCTTGTTTATCATACTTACAACTCAACTGACAGAACAATTTCCAAGGTGTCAGTTGGTCATGCAAAGAG
This region includes:
- the LOC136716289 gene encoding serine/threonine-protein kinase N2-like; its protein translation is MGWYWYKSRKNKPDPSTDTEECAGEQLQKTHSPAAEEEFEYLEENEHQEVEFEHLQKEQNEHLEMQEFEQLEKEIEDLEEFEDLEKRLEDGLDLDLPQPDVTGQFHCCLAEFKCVAVLGRGAFGKVLLAESRRTTQRFALKAIQKRGAVDSQDVASLMCERSVLQTVSSVHHPFLVNFYGSFQTEEHLVFIMEYVAGGDLTLDGEAISEPRAVFSAACVVLGVDFLHRHNIAHRDLKLPNLLMDRRGFVKIADFGLCKENMGASDRTSSLCGTPDFLAPEVLSEESYTRAVDWWALGVLLFEMMVGDCPFTGVNERDLYESIMNDPVPFPQHLSNEAVSVMTRLMSKNPAWRLGAGERGAQEVMQHAFFRSVDWPGLEAQRVTPPFVPTVREHKDVGDDLTSEAPVLSLCSRVLSPEEQDLFQEFDSVADWY